In a genomic window of Streptococcus mitis NCTC 12261:
- a CDS encoding phosphocarrier protein HPr, whose amino-acid sequence MASKDFHVVAETGIHARPATLLVQTASKFASDITLEYKGKSVNLKSIMGVMSLGVGQGADVTISAEGADADDAIAAISETMEKEGLA is encoded by the coding sequence ATGGCTTCTAAAGATTTCCACGTAGTGGCAGAAACAGGTATTCACGCACGTCCAGCAACATTGTTGGTACAAACTGCAAGCAAATTTGCTTCAGATATCACTCTTGAGTACAAAGGTAAATCAGTTAACCTTAAATCAATCATGGGTGTTATGAGTCTTGGTGTTGGCCAAGGTGCTGATGTAACTATCTCAGCTGAAGGTGCAGATGCAGATGACGCTATCGCTGCAATCTCAGAAACAATGGAAAAAGAAGGATTGGCATAA
- the nrdE gene encoding class 1b ribonucleoside-diphosphate reductase subunit alpha produces MGLKHLEDVTYFRLNNEINRPVNGQIMLHKDKEALDAFFKENVVPNTMVFDSIKDKINYLIEHNYIETAFIKKYRPEFLEELSQFIKDQNFQFKSFMAAYKFYNQYALKTNDGEYYLESMEDRVFFNALYFADGNEAIAIDIANEIIHQRYQPATPSFLNAGRARRGELVSCFLIQVTDDMNSIGRSINSALQLSRIGGGVGITLSNLREAGAPIKGYEGAASGVVPVMKLFEDSFSYSNQLGQRQGAGVVYLNVFHPDIIAFLSTKKENADEKVRVKTLSLGVVVPDKFYELARKNEEMYLFSPYSVELEYGVPFNYIDITEKYDELVANPNIRKTKIKARDLETEISKLQQESGYPYVVNIDTANRANPVDGKIIMSNLCSEILQVQEPSLINDAQEFLQMGTDVSCNLGSTNVVNMMTSPDFGRSIRAMVRALTFVTDSSHIVAVPTIDHGNSQAHTFGLGAMGLHSYLAQQLIEYGSPESVEFTSIYFMLMNYWTLVESNNIARERGITFHNFEKSDYANGSYFDKYVTGEFVPKSDRVKELFKDVFIPSAADWAELREQVQADGLYHQNRLAVAPNGSISYINDVSASIHPITQRIEERQEKKIGKIYYPAAGLSTETIPYYTSAYDMDMRKVIDVYAAATEHVDQGLSLTLFMRSDIPKGLYEWKKENKQTTRDLSILRNYAFNKGIKSIYYVRTFTDDGGEVGANQCESCVI; encoded by the coding sequence ATGGGATTAAAACATCTTGAAGACGTGACTTACTTCCGTCTCAATAACGAAATCAACCGTCCTGTCAATGGACAAATCATGCTTCATAAAGATAAGGAAGCCTTGGATGCCTTCTTTAAAGAAAATGTAGTTCCAAACACTATGGTTTTTGATTCAATCAAAGATAAAATCAACTACCTCATTGAACACAACTACATCGAAACAGCCTTTATCAAGAAATACCGTCCAGAGTTTTTGGAAGAATTGTCTCAATTTATCAAAGACCAAAACTTCCAATTCAAGTCTTTCATGGCAGCTTATAAATTTTACAATCAATATGCTTTGAAAACTAACGACGGTGAATATTATCTTGAAAGCATGGAAGACCGCGTCTTCTTTAACGCCCTTTATTTCGCTGATGGGAATGAAGCTATTGCCATCGATATTGCCAATGAAATCATCCACCAACGCTACCAACCAGCTACTCCTTCCTTCTTGAATGCTGGACGTGCTCGTCGTGGAGAATTAGTATCATGTTTCCTGATCCAAGTAACTGATGATATGAACTCTATCGGACGTTCTATCAACTCAGCTCTTCAACTTTCACGTATCGGTGGTGGTGTGGGAATTACCCTCAGCAACCTTCGTGAAGCTGGTGCACCTATCAAAGGCTATGAAGGAGCAGCTTCTGGGGTCGTTCCAGTTATGAAACTTTTCGAAGATAGCTTCTCTTACTCAAACCAATTGGGTCAACGTCAAGGTGCCGGTGTTGTCTACCTCAACGTCTTCCACCCAGATATTATCGCCTTCCTTTCAACTAAGAAAGAAAACGCCGATGAAAAAGTTCGTGTAAAGACCCTTTCACTTGGTGTTGTAGTACCCGATAAATTCTACGAATTAGCACGTAAAAATGAAGAAATGTACCTCTTCAGCCCATACTCTGTAGAACTTGAATACGGTGTGCCATTTAACTACATCGACATCACTGAAAAATACGATGAATTGGTCGCAAATCCAAACATCCGCAAAACAAAAATCAAAGCGCGTGATTTGGAAACTGAAATCTCTAAATTGCAACAAGAGTCTGGTTACCCTTATGTCGTCAACATTGATACGGCTAACCGTGCAAATCCTGTTGATGGTAAGATTATCATGAGTAACTTGTGTTCTGAGATTCTTCAAGTTCAAGAACCAAGCTTGATCAACGATGCTCAAGAATTCCTTCAAATGGGAACAGATGTTTCATGTAACCTTGGTTCAACCAACGTGGTCAACATGATGACCTCACCTGATTTTGGTCGTTCTATCCGTGCTATGGTTCGTGCCCTTACTTTCGTTACAGATAGTTCGCACATCGTAGCTGTTCCTACTATCGACCATGGAAATAGCCAAGCCCACACCTTTGGTCTCGGTGCCATGGGACTTCACAGCTACCTTGCCCAACAATTGATTGAATATGGATCGCCTGAGTCTGTTGAATTTACAAGCATCTACTTCATGCTCATGAACTACTGGACCTTGGTAGAATCAAACAATATCGCGCGTGAACGTGGTATCACCTTCCACAACTTTGAAAAATCAGACTATGCTAACGGAAGCTACTTTGACAAATATGTGACTGGCGAGTTTGTTCCAAAATCAGACCGTGTTAAAGAACTCTTCAAAGATGTCTTTATCCCAAGTGCTGCTGACTGGGCTGAACTTCGCGAACAGGTTCAAGCAGATGGTCTTTACCACCAAAACCGCCTTGCTGTAGCGCCAAATGGTTCTATCAGTTACATCAACGACGTTTCTGCTTCTATCCACCCGATTACGCAACGTATCGAAGAACGTCAAGAAAAGAAAATCGGTAAAATCTACTATCCTGCTGCTGGCTTGTCAACAGAAACCATTCCTTACTACACTTCTGCCTACGACATGGATATGCGTAAGGTGATTGATGTCTATGCTGCTGCAACTGAGCACGTGGACCAAGGACTATCACTCACCCTCTTCATGCGTAGTGACATTCCAAAAGGTCTTTACGAATGGAAGAAAGAAAACAAACAAACGACACGTGACTTGTCAATCCTTCGTAACTATGCCTTTAACAAGGGTATCAAGTCTATCTACTACGTCCGTACCTTTACAGATGATGGTGGAGAAGTCGGTGCCAACCAATGTGAAAGCTGTGTGATTTAA
- the nrdH gene encoding glutaredoxin-like protein NrdH — MVTVYSKNNCVQCKMTKRFLDSNNVAYREINLDEQPEYIDQVKELGFSAAPVIQTPTEVFSGFQPGKLKQLA, encoded by the coding sequence ATGGTAACCGTTTATTCTAAAAACAACTGTGTCCAATGTAAGATGACTAAACGTTTCTTGGACAGTAATAATGTCGCTTATCGTGAAATCAATCTTGATGAGCAACCTGAGTACATCGATCAAGTTAAAGAGCTCGGTTTCAGCGCAGCTCCTGTTATCCAAACACCAACTGAAGTCTTTTCAGGTTTCCAACCAGGAAAACTGAAACAATTAGCATAA